The Papaver somniferum cultivar HN1 chromosome 3, ASM357369v1, whole genome shotgun sequence genome includes a region encoding these proteins:
- the LOC113361798 gene encoding uncharacterized protein LOC113361798: MAKNISKFLSFFLFALISIPTSSSTRMLLQEVQELAPFCTEYNPDLRCATPWDPEFTCPAGQHPCRSNCGISKCLAPFCAEYNPALRCGTPWNSDFTCPEGQNPCRSNCGRSRCLAN, from the exons ATGGCCAAGAACATCAGCAAGTTCCTCAGTTTCTTTTTATTCGCTTTGATTTCCATCCCGACCTCTTCTTCGACCA GGATGCTACTCCAGGAGGTTCAGGAATTAGCACCTTTCTGCACAGAATATAACCCAGATTTACGATGCGCTACTCCCTGGGACCCAGAATTTACATGCCCAGCAGGTCAGCATCCGTGCAGGAGCAACTGTGGAATTTCAAAATGCCTGGCACCTTTCTGTGCAGAATATAACCCAGCGCTACGATGCGGTACCCCCTGGAACTCAGATTTTACATGTCCAGAAGGTCAGAATCCGTGCAGGAGCAACTGTGGCAGATCAAGATGCCTCGCAAATTAG